A part of Pristiophorus japonicus isolate sPriJap1 chromosome 15, sPriJap1.hap1, whole genome shotgun sequence genomic DNA contains:
- the syt10 gene encoding synaptotagmin-10 isoform X1, producing MSGQQQDGISLCEKALHIVTELCFRGLVEQRRCYEFIFSGERRKSGIGGADISVSLLAVVVSFCGLALLVVSLFVFWKLCWPYWRNKELTSHANNVPQQTSSDAPEAVPSPEKKEVKEIKENGKNSVALLATAMKISQTSPDIPAEVQAALKEHLLKHTRVQRQTTEPTTSSRHNSFRRHLPRQMHVSSVDFSMDSLQRGETTTSIGRIKPELYKQKSVDSQEGDKDIKTSGKLNLTLKYDYESEHLIVTILKSLDLPAKDFSGTSDPYVKIYLLPDRQKKFQTRVHRKTLNPIFDETFQFPVPFDHLNNRKLHFSVFDFDRFSRHDMIGEVIVDNLFELLDLPKDDTIWRDIICVTTESVDLGEIMFSLCYLPTAGRLMLTVIKCRNLKAMDITGFSDPYVKVSLICEGRRLKKRKTTTKKNTLNPVYNEAIIFDIPPENMEQVSLSITVMDYDRVSHNEVIGVCRVGQDAEGLGRDHWNEMLAYPRKPIAHWHPLAEAPGRATSFDSQGSCPSPKLPPTP from the exons ACATTTCAGTCAGTCTGCTTGCTGTAGTCGTCAGTTTCTGTGGGCTTGCCCTGTTGGTAGTGTCTCTCTTTGTATTTTGGAAGCTGTGCTGGCCCTACTGGAGGAATAAAGAACTGACTTCTCATGCCAATAACGTCCCCCAGCAAACCTCGAGCGATGCCCCAGAGGCTGTGCCAAGCCCAGAGAAAAAGGAGGTTAAGGAGATTAAAGAGAATGGAAAGAATTCGGTCGCGTTGCTGGCCACCGCCATGAAGATCAGCCAGACCTCGCCGGACATACCCGCAGAGGTCCAGGCCGCCCTCAAGGAGCACCTGCTCAAACACACGCGTGTGCAACGGCAGACCACCGAACCCACGACCTCCTCCAG GCATAATTCCTTTAGAAGACACTTGCCAAGACAAATGCATGTTTcgagtgttgatttcagcatggacAGTTTACAGAGAGGAGAGACCACCACCAGTATTGGCCGAATTAAACCCGAGCTCTACAAACAGAAGTCAGTCGACTCACAGGAAGGCGACAAGGATATAAAAACCAGTGGAAAGTTAAACCTTACTCTGAAGTACGATTATGAGAGCGAGCATTTGATCGTAACAATTCTCAAATCCTTGGACTTGCCGGCAAAGGATTTTTCCGGAACCTCAGACCCTTATGTTAAAATTTACCTCCTCCCAGATCGGCAAAAGAAATTCCAGACTCGAGTTCACAGAAAGACGCTCAATCCCATCTTTGACGAGACGTTTCAGTTTCCAGTGCCGTTCGACCATCTCAACAACAGGAAGCTGCACTTCAGTGTTTTTGACTTTGACCGGTTTTCTAGACATGACATGATTGGAGAGGTGATTGTAGATAACCTGTTCGAACTGCTGGACCTTCCCAAGGATGACACAATCTGGAGGGACATCATTTGTGTCACAACA GAGAGCGTGGATTTAGGGGAgatcatgttctctctttgctacCTTCCAACAGCTGGACGGTTGATGCTGACGGTCATTAAATGCAGGAACCTTAAAGCCATGGACATTACAGGATTCTCCG ACCCGTACGTTAAGGTGTCTCTAATTTGTGAGGGGCGAAGATTGAAAAAGCGAAAAACCACTACAAAGAAGAACACACTCAACCCGGTTTACAACGAGGCCATTATCTTTGACATCCCTCCAGAGAATATGGAGCAGGTCAGCCTCTCCATTACAGTGATGGACTATGATCG GGTCAGTCACAATGAGGTGATTGGGGTGTGTCGAGTAGGTCAAGATGCAGAAGGGCTTGGACGTGATCACTGGAACGAAATGCTGGCATACCCTCGTAAACCCATCGCCCATTGGCACCCACTGGCGGAG GCACCTGGACGAGCGACAAGCTTTGACAGCCAAGGATCCTGCCCGTCTCCCAAACTGCCACCGACACCTTAG
- the syt10 gene encoding synaptotagmin-10 isoform X2, whose amino-acid sequence MSGQQQDGISLCEKALHIVTELCFRGLVEQRRCTPLTGPDGQSTGGLSPDISVSLLAVVVSFCGLALLVVSLFVFWKLCWPYWRNKELTSHANNVPQQTSSDAPEAVPSPEKKEVKEIKENGKNSVALLATAMKISQTSPDIPAEVQAALKEHLLKHTRVQRQTTEPTTSSRHNSFRRHLPRQMHVSSVDFSMDSLQRGETTTSIGRIKPELYKQKSVDSQEGDKDIKTSGKLNLTLKYDYESEHLIVTILKSLDLPAKDFSGTSDPYVKIYLLPDRQKKFQTRVHRKTLNPIFDETFQFPVPFDHLNNRKLHFSVFDFDRFSRHDMIGEVIVDNLFELLDLPKDDTIWRDIICVTTESVDLGEIMFSLCYLPTAGRLMLTVIKCRNLKAMDITGFSDPYVKVSLICEGRRLKKRKTTTKKNTLNPVYNEAIIFDIPPENMEQVSLSITVMDYDRVSHNEVIGVCRVGQDAEGLGRDHWNEMLAYPRKPIAHWHPLAEAPGRATSFDSQGSCPSPKLPPTP is encoded by the exons ACATTTCAGTCAGTCTGCTTGCTGTAGTCGTCAGTTTCTGTGGGCTTGCCCTGTTGGTAGTGTCTCTCTTTGTATTTTGGAAGCTGTGCTGGCCCTACTGGAGGAATAAAGAACTGACTTCTCATGCCAATAACGTCCCCCAGCAAACCTCGAGCGATGCCCCAGAGGCTGTGCCAAGCCCAGAGAAAAAGGAGGTTAAGGAGATTAAAGAGAATGGAAAGAATTCGGTCGCGTTGCTGGCCACCGCCATGAAGATCAGCCAGACCTCGCCGGACATACCCGCAGAGGTCCAGGCCGCCCTCAAGGAGCACCTGCTCAAACACACGCGTGTGCAACGGCAGACCACCGAACCCACGACCTCCTCCAG GCATAATTCCTTTAGAAGACACTTGCCAAGACAAATGCATGTTTcgagtgttgatttcagcatggacAGTTTACAGAGAGGAGAGACCACCACCAGTATTGGCCGAATTAAACCCGAGCTCTACAAACAGAAGTCAGTCGACTCACAGGAAGGCGACAAGGATATAAAAACCAGTGGAAAGTTAAACCTTACTCTGAAGTACGATTATGAGAGCGAGCATTTGATCGTAACAATTCTCAAATCCTTGGACTTGCCGGCAAAGGATTTTTCCGGAACCTCAGACCCTTATGTTAAAATTTACCTCCTCCCAGATCGGCAAAAGAAATTCCAGACTCGAGTTCACAGAAAGACGCTCAATCCCATCTTTGACGAGACGTTTCAGTTTCCAGTGCCGTTCGACCATCTCAACAACAGGAAGCTGCACTTCAGTGTTTTTGACTTTGACCGGTTTTCTAGACATGACATGATTGGAGAGGTGATTGTAGATAACCTGTTCGAACTGCTGGACCTTCCCAAGGATGACACAATCTGGAGGGACATCATTTGTGTCACAACA GAGAGCGTGGATTTAGGGGAgatcatgttctctctttgctacCTTCCAACAGCTGGACGGTTGATGCTGACGGTCATTAAATGCAGGAACCTTAAAGCCATGGACATTACAGGATTCTCCG ACCCGTACGTTAAGGTGTCTCTAATTTGTGAGGGGCGAAGATTGAAAAAGCGAAAAACCACTACAAAGAAGAACACACTCAACCCGGTTTACAACGAGGCCATTATCTTTGACATCCCTCCAGAGAATATGGAGCAGGTCAGCCTCTCCATTACAGTGATGGACTATGATCG GGTCAGTCACAATGAGGTGATTGGGGTGTGTCGAGTAGGTCAAGATGCAGAAGGGCTTGGACGTGATCACTGGAACGAAATGCTGGCATACCCTCGTAAACCCATCGCCCATTGGCACCCACTGGCGGAG GCACCTGGACGAGCGACAAGCTTTGACAGCCAAGGATCCTGCCCGTCTCCCAAACTGCCACCGACACCTTAG